A window of the Salvelinus sp. IW2-2015 linkage group LG37, ASM291031v2, whole genome shotgun sequence genome harbors these coding sequences:
- the LOC111960091 gene encoding uncharacterized protein isoform X2 — protein sequence MGEREERGEEGEGTSSPMDLGDTETASIPTPLPHTDPDESKSVTVQRANPDCRVDSERPMSESEPPPQILWESHPAQTVSISPLPDIDPEESESVLKLETAPDTEVDPENTNSDSVPCQTQEEFDSAQKPSEQRDPVPGLILLTDLPFPTVSETALCLVPQLDPCDMRGSEDPISASEPPQIDEGPDPRRNELASMPRPTPHPHIDSRELEATLKLGPDPSPDTDSENPRSTTETPPELQGEPDPAEIPSEQPATALTSMSESEVDLASPAVSSSVSCVGQPDLCNGMRSENPIPASEPLQLEIEKCPDLVQIQANDPLPHLDSQEFEPVPPHKSDPAQTGLQPKQPAPVSLTVKTEPGLSSLAILYPAAYIRQEPGVETLQSDSQGRDRIIEGSHLRCLQPQSQSLPYFPPIQSPTYSPIRPQQSPSISNGPCPMICHSILIPSCPPLDLPPDFPSYHPQINHNCPQPCPNRPSLTHQPRTNFLSLAPQLRPNHLQPPPHFQLSPCLPGPLPGMAGSIPGSIPSQPPPPQDWCRSEGFSSRGMFENYRWWQNLRDMASKIYPDSGPDAEALACFFIPVIRSLCLQYPSLLFTQGISVAVAEWRKLSNYDRMEYYHLAQKFVELEVEEVTAKERSKVIQRSPSGTGQSGAQAELKGYTGKSSATTSAKETETKCNTRVNQAKDKTQRATKSGSGPRVSRGRQLGKVDIKVLEERALGEYTAAMEALLIDPTGVRERLEVRNQEEEGDEKNNDEGGDGEGSFTEYLNELCSQKEFVTKVMNRQRN from the exons gaggaaggagaaggaacaTCATCTCCCATGGACCTTGGCGATACAGAGACAGCATCCATACCAACTCCTCTTCCTCATACAGACCCGGATGAATCAAAGTCTGTAACGGTACAGCGAGCAAACCCAGACTGTAGGGTGGACTCGGAAAGGCCCATGTCTGAGTCAGAGCCACCACCTCAGATATTATGGGAATCACACCCTGCACAGACGGTGTCTATTTCTCCACTTCCTGACATAGACCCTGAAGAATCAGAGTCAGTTCTGAAGCTGGAGACAGCCCCAGACACTGAGGTGGACCCTGAAAACACAAACTCTGACTCAGTTCCATGTCAGACACAAGAGGAATTCGACTCAGCACAGAAACCATCAGAGCAGCGAGATCCAGTCCCAGGTTTGATCCTGCTGACTGATCTCCCCTTTCCAACTGTGTCAGAGACAGCACTGTGTCTAGTACCACAACTAGACCCATGTGACATGAGGGGCTCTGAGGATCCCATATCTGCTTCAGAACCACCTCAGATAGACGAGGGACCAGACCCTCGCAGGAATGAGCTGGCGTCTATGCCCAGGCCTACTCCTCATCCTCACATAGATTCCAGAGAGCTAGAGGCTACGCTGAAGCTGGGGCCAGACCCAAGCCCTGACACAGACTCAGAAAACCCAAGATCTACAACAGAGACACCGCCTGAGCTACAAGGAGAGCCCGACCCAGCCGAGATACCATCAGAGCAGCCGGCCACAGCATTGACCTCTATGTCTGAATCGGAGGTTGACCTGGCCTCTCCAGCTGTATCAAGTTCAGTGTCATGTGTTGGACAACCAGACTTGTGCAATGGGATGCGATCTGAAAATCCCATCCCTGCCTCAGAGCCACTTCAGTTAGAGATAGAAAAATGTCCTGATCTGGTCCAGATACAGGCTAATGATCCTCTCCCTCACCTAGACTCCCAGGAATTTGAGCCGGTGCCACCTCATAAATCCGACCCAGCACAGACAGGTCTACAGCCAAAACAGCCAGCCCCAGTCTCACTGACTGTCAAGACTGAGCCcggtctctcttctctggctaTATTGTATCCAGCAGCATACATCCGACAAGAACCAGGTGTAGAGACTCTGCAGTCTGACTCACAGGGGAGGGACAGAATCATTGAAGGCTCCCACCTGCGATGTCTCCAACCACAGTCTCAGTCTCTCCCATACTTTCCACCCATACAATCACCAACATATTCACCCATACGGCCTCAGCAGTCTCCATCCATATCGAATGGCCCTTGTCCGATGATCTGTCACTCAATCCTTATCCCTAGCTGCCCTCCTCTGGATCTCCCACCAGACTTTCCTTCATATCACCCCCAGATTAACCATAACTGCCCTCAACCATGCCCTAATCGCCCCTCACTGACCCACCAACCGAGGACTAATTTCCTCTCACTAGCCCCCCAGCTACGCCCTAACCACCTCCAACCACCACCGCACTTCCAGCTCAGCCCATGCTTACCCGGTCCTCTCCCTGGGATGGCTGGTTCCATCCCTGGTTCTATCCCCAGCCAGCCCCCACCTCCCCAGGACTGGTGTCGCAGCGAGGGCTTCTCCTCCCGGGGGATGTTTGAGAACTACAGGTGGTGGCAGAACCTCCGGGACATGGCCAGCAAAATCTACCCCGACAGTGGACCTGACGCAGAGGCCCTGGCCTGCTTCTTCAT tcCAGTGATTCGTTCCCTCTGTCTCCAGTACCCCTCGCTCCTCTTCACCCAGGGCATCAGTGTAGCAGTGGCAGAATGGAGGAAGCTCTCCAACTACGACCGTATGGAGTACTACCACTTGGCCCAGAA ATTCGTGGAGCTTGAGGTGGAGGAGGTGACAGCTAAggaaaggtcaaaggtcatacaAAGGTCACCGTCAGGGACAGGTCAGAGTGGAGCCCAGGCTGAATTGAAAG GTTACACGGGGAAGAGCAGTGCCACCACGTCAGCCAAAGAGACAGAAACCAAATGCAACACAAGAGTTAACCAAGCCAAAGACAAAACTCAGAGGGCCACTAAGAGTGGCAGTGGTCCTAGAGTGTCCCGTGGTCGCCAACTAGGGAAAGTGGACATCAAG GTCCTGGAGGAACGTGCCCTCGGGGAGTACACGGCAGCCATGGAGGCCCTCCTTATTGACCCCActggggtcagggagaggttagaggtcagaaatcaagaggaagagggggatgagaaaaataatgatgagggaggagatggggaaggCTCGTTCACAGAGTACCTAAATGAGCTGTGCAGTCAGAAGGAGTTTGTCACTAAGGTAATGAACAGACAAAGGAATTGA
- the LOC111960091 gene encoding uncharacterized protein isoform X1: MGEREERGEEGEGTSSPMDLGDTETASIPTPLPHTDPDESKSVTVQRANPDCRVDSERPMSESEPPPQILWESHPAQTVSISPLPDIDPEESESVLKLETAPDTEVDPENTNSDSVPCQTQEEFDSAQKPSEQRDPVPGLILLTDLPFPTVSETALCLVPQLDPCDMRGSEDPISASEPPQIDEGPDPRRNELASMPRPTPHPHIDSRELEATLKLGPDPSPDTDSENPRSTTETPPELQGEPDPAEIPSEQPATALTSMSESEVDLASPAVSSSVSCVGQPDLCNGMRSENPIPASEPLQLEIEKCPDLVQIQANDPLPHLDSQEFEPVPPHKSDPAQTGLQPKQPAPVSLTVKTEPGLSSLAILYPAAYIRQEPGVETLQSDSQGRDRIIEGSHLRCLQPQSQSLPYFPPIQSPTYSPIRPQQSPSISNGPCPMICHSILIPSCPPLDLPPDFPSYHPQINHNCPQPCPNRPSLTHQPRTNFLSLAPQLRPNHLQPPPHFQLSPCLPGPLPGMAGSIPGSIPSQPPPPQDWCRSEGFSSRGMFENYRWWQNLRDMASKIYPDSGPDAEALACFFIPVIRSLCLQYPSLLFTQGISVAVAEWRKLSNYDRMEYYHLAQKFVELEVEEVTAKERSKVIQRSPSGTGQSGAQAELKAGYTGKSSATTSAKETETKCNTRVNQAKDKTQRATKSGSGPRVSRGRQLGKVDIKVLEERALGEYTAAMEALLIDPTGVRERLEVRNQEEEGDEKNNDEGGDGEGSFTEYLNELCSQKEFVTKVMNRQRN; encoded by the exons gaggaaggagaaggaacaTCATCTCCCATGGACCTTGGCGATACAGAGACAGCATCCATACCAACTCCTCTTCCTCATACAGACCCGGATGAATCAAAGTCTGTAACGGTACAGCGAGCAAACCCAGACTGTAGGGTGGACTCGGAAAGGCCCATGTCTGAGTCAGAGCCACCACCTCAGATATTATGGGAATCACACCCTGCACAGACGGTGTCTATTTCTCCACTTCCTGACATAGACCCTGAAGAATCAGAGTCAGTTCTGAAGCTGGAGACAGCCCCAGACACTGAGGTGGACCCTGAAAACACAAACTCTGACTCAGTTCCATGTCAGACACAAGAGGAATTCGACTCAGCACAGAAACCATCAGAGCAGCGAGATCCAGTCCCAGGTTTGATCCTGCTGACTGATCTCCCCTTTCCAACTGTGTCAGAGACAGCACTGTGTCTAGTACCACAACTAGACCCATGTGACATGAGGGGCTCTGAGGATCCCATATCTGCTTCAGAACCACCTCAGATAGACGAGGGACCAGACCCTCGCAGGAATGAGCTGGCGTCTATGCCCAGGCCTACTCCTCATCCTCACATAGATTCCAGAGAGCTAGAGGCTACGCTGAAGCTGGGGCCAGACCCAAGCCCTGACACAGACTCAGAAAACCCAAGATCTACAACAGAGACACCGCCTGAGCTACAAGGAGAGCCCGACCCAGCCGAGATACCATCAGAGCAGCCGGCCACAGCATTGACCTCTATGTCTGAATCGGAGGTTGACCTGGCCTCTCCAGCTGTATCAAGTTCAGTGTCATGTGTTGGACAACCAGACTTGTGCAATGGGATGCGATCTGAAAATCCCATCCCTGCCTCAGAGCCACTTCAGTTAGAGATAGAAAAATGTCCTGATCTGGTCCAGATACAGGCTAATGATCCTCTCCCTCACCTAGACTCCCAGGAATTTGAGCCGGTGCCACCTCATAAATCCGACCCAGCACAGACAGGTCTACAGCCAAAACAGCCAGCCCCAGTCTCACTGACTGTCAAGACTGAGCCcggtctctcttctctggctaTATTGTATCCAGCAGCATACATCCGACAAGAACCAGGTGTAGAGACTCTGCAGTCTGACTCACAGGGGAGGGACAGAATCATTGAAGGCTCCCACCTGCGATGTCTCCAACCACAGTCTCAGTCTCTCCCATACTTTCCACCCATACAATCACCAACATATTCACCCATACGGCCTCAGCAGTCTCCATCCATATCGAATGGCCCTTGTCCGATGATCTGTCACTCAATCCTTATCCCTAGCTGCCCTCCTCTGGATCTCCCACCAGACTTTCCTTCATATCACCCCCAGATTAACCATAACTGCCCTCAACCATGCCCTAATCGCCCCTCACTGACCCACCAACCGAGGACTAATTTCCTCTCACTAGCCCCCCAGCTACGCCCTAACCACCTCCAACCACCACCGCACTTCCAGCTCAGCCCATGCTTACCCGGTCCTCTCCCTGGGATGGCTGGTTCCATCCCTGGTTCTATCCCCAGCCAGCCCCCACCTCCCCAGGACTGGTGTCGCAGCGAGGGCTTCTCCTCCCGGGGGATGTTTGAGAACTACAGGTGGTGGCAGAACCTCCGGGACATGGCCAGCAAAATCTACCCCGACAGTGGACCTGACGCAGAGGCCCTGGCCTGCTTCTTCAT tcCAGTGATTCGTTCCCTCTGTCTCCAGTACCCCTCGCTCCTCTTCACCCAGGGCATCAGTGTAGCAGTGGCAGAATGGAGGAAGCTCTCCAACTACGACCGTATGGAGTACTACCACTTGGCCCAGAA ATTCGTGGAGCTTGAGGTGGAGGAGGTGACAGCTAAggaaaggtcaaaggtcatacaAAGGTCACCGTCAGGGACAGGTCAGAGTGGAGCCCAGGCTGAATTGAAAG caGGTTACACGGGGAAGAGCAGTGCCACCACGTCAGCCAAAGAGACAGAAACCAAATGCAACACAAGAGTTAACCAAGCCAAAGACAAAACTCAGAGGGCCACTAAGAGTGGCAGTGGTCCTAGAGTGTCCCGTGGTCGCCAACTAGGGAAAGTGGACATCAAG GTCCTGGAGGAACGTGCCCTCGGGGAGTACACGGCAGCCATGGAGGCCCTCCTTATTGACCCCActggggtcagggagaggttagaggtcagaaatcaagaggaagagggggatgagaaaaataatgatgagggaggagatggggaaggCTCGTTCACAGAGTACCTAAATGAGCTGTGCAGTCAGAAGGAGTTTGTCACTAAGGTAATGAACAGACAAAGGAATTGA
- the LOC111960091 gene encoding uncharacterized protein isoform X3 has product MDLGDTETASIPTPLPHTDPDESKSVTVQRANPDCRVDSERPMSESEPPPQILWESHPAQTVSISPLPDIDPEESESVLKLETAPDTEVDPENTNSDSVPCQTQEEFDSAQKPSEQRDPVPGLILLTDLPFPTVSETALCLVPQLDPCDMRGSEDPISASEPPQIDEGPDPRRNELASMPRPTPHPHIDSRELEATLKLGPDPSPDTDSENPRSTTETPPELQGEPDPAEIPSEQPATALTSMSESEVDLASPAVSSSVSCVGQPDLCNGMRSENPIPASEPLQLEIEKCPDLVQIQANDPLPHLDSQEFEPVPPHKSDPAQTGLQPKQPAPVSLTVKTEPGLSSLAILYPAAYIRQEPGVETLQSDSQGRDRIIEGSHLRCLQPQSQSLPYFPPIQSPTYSPIRPQQSPSISNGPCPMICHSILIPSCPPLDLPPDFPSYHPQINHNCPQPCPNRPSLTHQPRTNFLSLAPQLRPNHLQPPPHFQLSPCLPGPLPGMAGSIPGSIPSQPPPPQDWCRSEGFSSRGMFENYRWWQNLRDMASKIYPDSGPDAEALACFFIPVIRSLCLQYPSLLFTQGISVAVAEWRKLSNYDRMEYYHLAQKFVELEVEEVTAKERSKVIQRSPSGTGQSGAQAELKAGYTGKSSATTSAKETETKCNTRVNQAKDKTQRATKSGSGPRVSRGRQLGKVDIKVLEERALGEYTAAMEALLIDPTGVRERLEVRNQEEEGDEKNNDEGGDGEGSFTEYLNELCSQKEFVTKVMNRQRN; this is encoded by the exons ATGGACCTTGGCGATACAGAGACAGCATCCATACCAACTCCTCTTCCTCATACAGACCCGGATGAATCAAAGTCTGTAACGGTACAGCGAGCAAACCCAGACTGTAGGGTGGACTCGGAAAGGCCCATGTCTGAGTCAGAGCCACCACCTCAGATATTATGGGAATCACACCCTGCACAGACGGTGTCTATTTCTCCACTTCCTGACATAGACCCTGAAGAATCAGAGTCAGTTCTGAAGCTGGAGACAGCCCCAGACACTGAGGTGGACCCTGAAAACACAAACTCTGACTCAGTTCCATGTCAGACACAAGAGGAATTCGACTCAGCACAGAAACCATCAGAGCAGCGAGATCCAGTCCCAGGTTTGATCCTGCTGACTGATCTCCCCTTTCCAACTGTGTCAGAGACAGCACTGTGTCTAGTACCACAACTAGACCCATGTGACATGAGGGGCTCTGAGGATCCCATATCTGCTTCAGAACCACCTCAGATAGACGAGGGACCAGACCCTCGCAGGAATGAGCTGGCGTCTATGCCCAGGCCTACTCCTCATCCTCACATAGATTCCAGAGAGCTAGAGGCTACGCTGAAGCTGGGGCCAGACCCAAGCCCTGACACAGACTCAGAAAACCCAAGATCTACAACAGAGACACCGCCTGAGCTACAAGGAGAGCCCGACCCAGCCGAGATACCATCAGAGCAGCCGGCCACAGCATTGACCTCTATGTCTGAATCGGAGGTTGACCTGGCCTCTCCAGCTGTATCAAGTTCAGTGTCATGTGTTGGACAACCAGACTTGTGCAATGGGATGCGATCTGAAAATCCCATCCCTGCCTCAGAGCCACTTCAGTTAGAGATAGAAAAATGTCCTGATCTGGTCCAGATACAGGCTAATGATCCTCTCCCTCACCTAGACTCCCAGGAATTTGAGCCGGTGCCACCTCATAAATCCGACCCAGCACAGACAGGTCTACAGCCAAAACAGCCAGCCCCAGTCTCACTGACTGTCAAGACTGAGCCcggtctctcttctctggctaTATTGTATCCAGCAGCATACATCCGACAAGAACCAGGTGTAGAGACTCTGCAGTCTGACTCACAGGGGAGGGACAGAATCATTGAAGGCTCCCACCTGCGATGTCTCCAACCACAGTCTCAGTCTCTCCCATACTTTCCACCCATACAATCACCAACATATTCACCCATACGGCCTCAGCAGTCTCCATCCATATCGAATGGCCCTTGTCCGATGATCTGTCACTCAATCCTTATCCCTAGCTGCCCTCCTCTGGATCTCCCACCAGACTTTCCTTCATATCACCCCCAGATTAACCATAACTGCCCTCAACCATGCCCTAATCGCCCCTCACTGACCCACCAACCGAGGACTAATTTCCTCTCACTAGCCCCCCAGCTACGCCCTAACCACCTCCAACCACCACCGCACTTCCAGCTCAGCCCATGCTTACCCGGTCCTCTCCCTGGGATGGCTGGTTCCATCCCTGGTTCTATCCCCAGCCAGCCCCCACCTCCCCAGGACTGGTGTCGCAGCGAGGGCTTCTCCTCCCGGGGGATGTTTGAGAACTACAGGTGGTGGCAGAACCTCCGGGACATGGCCAGCAAAATCTACCCCGACAGTGGACCTGACGCAGAGGCCCTGGCCTGCTTCTTCAT tcCAGTGATTCGTTCCCTCTGTCTCCAGTACCCCTCGCTCCTCTTCACCCAGGGCATCAGTGTAGCAGTGGCAGAATGGAGGAAGCTCTCCAACTACGACCGTATGGAGTACTACCACTTGGCCCAGAA ATTCGTGGAGCTTGAGGTGGAGGAGGTGACAGCTAAggaaaggtcaaaggtcatacaAAGGTCACCGTCAGGGACAGGTCAGAGTGGAGCCCAGGCTGAATTGAAAG caGGTTACACGGGGAAGAGCAGTGCCACCACGTCAGCCAAAGAGACAGAAACCAAATGCAACACAAGAGTTAACCAAGCCAAAGACAAAACTCAGAGGGCCACTAAGAGTGGCAGTGGTCCTAGAGTGTCCCGTGGTCGCCAACTAGGGAAAGTGGACATCAAG GTCCTGGAGGAACGTGCCCTCGGGGAGTACACGGCAGCCATGGAGGCCCTCCTTATTGACCCCActggggtcagggagaggttagaggtcagaaatcaagaggaagagggggatgagaaaaataatgatgagggaggagatggggaaggCTCGTTCACAGAGTACCTAAATGAGCTGTGCAGTCAGAAGGAGTTTGTCACTAAGGTAATGAACAGACAAAGGAATTGA
- the LOC111960091 gene encoding histone-lysine N-methyltransferase 2D-like isoform X4, which produces MGEREERGEEGEGTSSPMDLGDTETASIPTPLPHTDPDESKSVTVQRANPDCRVDSERPMSESEPPPQILWESHPAQTVSISPLPDIDPEESESVLKLETAPDTEVDPENTNSDSVPCQTQEEFDSAQKPSEQRDPVPGLILLTDLPFPTVSETALCLVPQLDPCDMRGSEDPISASEPPQIDEGPDPRRNELASMPRPTPHPHIDSRELEATLKLGPDPSPDTDSENPRSTTETPPELQGEPDPAEIPSEQPATALTSMSESEVDLASPAVSSSVSCVGQPDLCNGMRSENPIPASEPLQLEIEKCPDLVQIQANDPLPHLDSQEFEPVPPHKSDPAQTGLQPKQPAPVSLTVKTEPGLSSLAILYPAAYIRQEPGVETLQSDSQGRDRIIEGSHLRCLQPQSQSLPYFPPIQSPTYSPIRPQQSPSISNGPCPMICHSILIPSCPPLDLPPDFPSYHPQINHNCPQPCPNRPSLTHQPRTNFLSLAPQLRPNHLQPPPHFQLSPCLPGPLPGMAGSIPGSIPSQPPPPQDWCRSEGFSSRGMFENYRWWQNLRDMASKIYPDSGPDAEALACFFIPVIRSLCLQYPSLLFTQGISVAVAEWRKLSNYDRMEYYHLAQNRLHGEEQCHHVSQRDRNQMQHKS; this is translated from the exons gaggaaggagaaggaacaTCATCTCCCATGGACCTTGGCGATACAGAGACAGCATCCATACCAACTCCTCTTCCTCATACAGACCCGGATGAATCAAAGTCTGTAACGGTACAGCGAGCAAACCCAGACTGTAGGGTGGACTCGGAAAGGCCCATGTCTGAGTCAGAGCCACCACCTCAGATATTATGGGAATCACACCCTGCACAGACGGTGTCTATTTCTCCACTTCCTGACATAGACCCTGAAGAATCAGAGTCAGTTCTGAAGCTGGAGACAGCCCCAGACACTGAGGTGGACCCTGAAAACACAAACTCTGACTCAGTTCCATGTCAGACACAAGAGGAATTCGACTCAGCACAGAAACCATCAGAGCAGCGAGATCCAGTCCCAGGTTTGATCCTGCTGACTGATCTCCCCTTTCCAACTGTGTCAGAGACAGCACTGTGTCTAGTACCACAACTAGACCCATGTGACATGAGGGGCTCTGAGGATCCCATATCTGCTTCAGAACCACCTCAGATAGACGAGGGACCAGACCCTCGCAGGAATGAGCTGGCGTCTATGCCCAGGCCTACTCCTCATCCTCACATAGATTCCAGAGAGCTAGAGGCTACGCTGAAGCTGGGGCCAGACCCAAGCCCTGACACAGACTCAGAAAACCCAAGATCTACAACAGAGACACCGCCTGAGCTACAAGGAGAGCCCGACCCAGCCGAGATACCATCAGAGCAGCCGGCCACAGCATTGACCTCTATGTCTGAATCGGAGGTTGACCTGGCCTCTCCAGCTGTATCAAGTTCAGTGTCATGTGTTGGACAACCAGACTTGTGCAATGGGATGCGATCTGAAAATCCCATCCCTGCCTCAGAGCCACTTCAGTTAGAGATAGAAAAATGTCCTGATCTGGTCCAGATACAGGCTAATGATCCTCTCCCTCACCTAGACTCCCAGGAATTTGAGCCGGTGCCACCTCATAAATCCGACCCAGCACAGACAGGTCTACAGCCAAAACAGCCAGCCCCAGTCTCACTGACTGTCAAGACTGAGCCcggtctctcttctctggctaTATTGTATCCAGCAGCATACATCCGACAAGAACCAGGTGTAGAGACTCTGCAGTCTGACTCACAGGGGAGGGACAGAATCATTGAAGGCTCCCACCTGCGATGTCTCCAACCACAGTCTCAGTCTCTCCCATACTTTCCACCCATACAATCACCAACATATTCACCCATACGGCCTCAGCAGTCTCCATCCATATCGAATGGCCCTTGTCCGATGATCTGTCACTCAATCCTTATCCCTAGCTGCCCTCCTCTGGATCTCCCACCAGACTTTCCTTCATATCACCCCCAGATTAACCATAACTGCCCTCAACCATGCCCTAATCGCCCCTCACTGACCCACCAACCGAGGACTAATTTCCTCTCACTAGCCCCCCAGCTACGCCCTAACCACCTCCAACCACCACCGCACTTCCAGCTCAGCCCATGCTTACCCGGTCCTCTCCCTGGGATGGCTGGTTCCATCCCTGGTTCTATCCCCAGCCAGCCCCCACCTCCCCAGGACTGGTGTCGCAGCGAGGGCTTCTCCTCCCGGGGGATGTTTGAGAACTACAGGTGGTGGCAGAACCTCCGGGACATGGCCAGCAAAATCTACCCCGACAGTGGACCTGACGCAGAGGCCCTGGCCTGCTTCTTCAT tcCAGTGATTCGTTCCCTCTGTCTCCAGTACCCCTCGCTCCTCTTCACCCAGGGCATCAGTGTAGCAGTGGCAGAATGGAGGAAGCTCTCCAACTACGACCGTATGGAGTACTACCACTTGGCCCAGAA caGGTTACACGGGGAAGAGCAGTGCCACCACGTCAGCCAAAGAGACAGAAACCAAATGCAACACAAGAGTTAA